Within the Medicago truncatula cultivar Jemalong A17 chromosome 4, MtrunA17r5.0-ANR, whole genome shotgun sequence genome, the region AGAGGAATGCTCAAGAGGTTGGCATGGTGGCTCATGGAGGACCTCAGCCCGTGTACCCTAATCACCCCTTTGTTGCCAACATCACCCCACAAATGACCGCACCCCAGAACCCAAACTATCAATCACCCAGACCTCAAGGACCTGCACCATACTACCCCCCATTATACCAACCACTATACAACCTACAACAATTCCCTCAACAACCATATTACCcccaacaaccataccaacaaagACCACAGCAACAACCCCGTCCTCAGGCTCCTCACAATCAGCAGAATCAAAGGCAACAATTTGACCCCTTGCCAATGACCTATGGAGCATTGCTCCCTTCTTTACTTGCACAGAATCTGGTCCAAACAATACCACCTCCTCGCATTCCAGACCCTCTCCCACGCTGGTACCGTCCGGACCTTCATTGTATTtaccatcaaggggcaccaggccACGATGTGGAGCGTTGTTTTGCTCTTAAGAAAGAGGTTCAGAAACTGATAAATAGTAAAGAGTTAACTTCACCGACCCTGATGCTGTAGCTCGGAACAATCCTCTGCCTACTCATGGGCCTGCTGTTAATATGATTCAAGACGATCAGGAAGAGGCTCGCATTCTCTCTGTAGGTGATATCAAGACTCCTCTGGTACCGATACATGTGAAAATGTGTAGAGCAACTCTCTTCAACCACAATCATGAAGCTTGTGACATATGTTCGATGGATCCTCGTGGATGTATACAAGTCCAGAATGATGTGCAGGGTCTCCTAAATAGAAGGGAACTTGTGGTTACAAGGGAACCCGAGAGCAAGGACGTCTGTGTTGTCACTCCGGTATTCAGAGCCAGGAGGCCGCTGGTGATAAACCCCAACAGTACAAAACCCGTTGGTACTCCCTTGGTAATCTGTGTGCCTAGGCCCACGCCTACTACTGCTCAGAAAGCTGTACCCTACAAGTATGAAGGCACGATTCTAGAGCCCGGAAGTGAGACAACTTCACCTGTTGCTGTGGATAATATCGCAGAGAATAGCCGAATTTTGAGGAGTGGCCGCATCCTTCCCACGGTGGGTCCGAAGAGTGTTAGTGTTCCGGTCGATGAGCCAGTAAAAGAGCGAAACGCCGGTAAAGGTAAAGCTGGGGAGCAGGCCAAAGAGGTTGACTTTGAGGATGCCGATGAAGTCTTGAAGCTGATCAAGAAGAGTGAATACAGGGTGGTGGACCAGCTGTTACAAACTCCTGCGAAGATTTCCATCATGGCCCTGTTGTCAAGTTCTGGTGCTCATCGGGATGCCCTGAAGAAAGTACTAGACCAGGCatttgtggattatgatgtaacTCTGGGTCAATTCGAAAGCATTGTGGGGAATGTGACCGCGTGTAACAGTCTGactttcagtgatgaagatctCCCGGCGGAGGGGAATAAGCATAATCAAGCATTACTCATCTCTGTACTTTGCAGAACGGACTCGTTATCCAACGTCCTGATAGATACCAGCTCTGCACTTaatgtgatgcccaagtcaactctCGACCAATTGGCGTACTCCGAGGCTCCTTTGAGACTTAGCAAGGTGACGGTGAGGGCCTTCGATGGAACTAGGAGATCGGTGTATGGTGAGGTAGATTTGCCAATTTCGGTCGGCCCACATGAATTTCAGGTTACTTTCCAAGTCATGGAAATCCAGGCTTCTTTCAGCTGTTTGCTCGGCAGACCATGGATTCATGACGCTGGGGCTGTGACATCTACTCTCcatcagaaattgaagtttgtaagTCGTGGAAAGTTGATCACTGTGAGTGGCGAATCGGCCTTTTTAATCAGAAATTTGTCTGCTTTCTCTGTTATCGGTGGTAGTGGTTCAGACGGGCCATCATTCCAAGGGTTCTCTGCCGAAGAAAGTGTCGGCAAAATTGAGACTTGTATGGCTTCGTTGAAGGATGCCCGGAGAGTAATTCAGGAAGGCAAAACCGAAGGCTGGGGTCAGCTAGTGGAGTTGCCAGAAAACAAGCGTAAGGAGGGAATTGGTTTCCTTAACAGTAAGCCTGGGATGTTCGACCCTACCAGAGGTTCTTTCCACAGTGCTGGTTTCATTCATGATTCGCCAGAGACCAATGCAATTTTAGATGATGCACCTGGAGGAGTGACGCCGGTCTTTGTGACGCCTGGAGGAGCTTGCTGCAACTGGATTGTTGTTGACATTCCTTCTGTGACACCCCGCTCTAAGTAATGTGTTTgtcttgtcttttgttgttttttttgtttttaagaaaactcctttCGTTCTGCCCAAGGCGAAAGTGAAATCATGTAGGGCTTTGTTTTGCTTCTAGTacttttattacaaataaaaatcgtcgtttctatcacggcttttattactttttattttttgttgctttttctggaaaaaatggtaatacaaaaatccaaaaaaaatcattctctttttcttttaaatttcaaaaccaaaggtctgcatttactcattaaaatcaatcatgaatcaCGTGCAGACTGAACATAAGTGAATCCGTTGAACACAGTGACCCCATGctttctcccaactttgaggtcCCGGTTTACGAGGCTGTGGTAGAGGAGGATGAAGAGATCCCAAATGAGATCAAATGGATGTTGGAACAAGAAAGGAAGACAATTCAACCTCATGAGGAAGAGATAGAAATCATCAATCTGGGTACTGaggaagacaagaaagaaatcaagattggggcATCGTTGGATGTATCTGTCAATAAAAGAGTAATTGAGCTTATCAGAGAATATGTTGATATATTCGCATGGTCATACAAAGACATGCCGGGTCTAGACCCTGATGTCGTTGAACACAGACTACCTTTGAAGCCTGAGTGTCCTCCGGTaaagcagaaattgagaagatctcatcctgatatggccctcaagatcaaagaggaagtgcgaaagcagattgatgcaggTTTCCTAGTCACATCAGAGTATCCTCAATGGTTGGCCAACAtagtgcctgttccaaagaaagatggcaaagtcagaatgtgtgttAATTATCGGGACTTGAACAAGGCTAGTCCGAAGGATAATTTTCCTTTACCTCACATTGATGTATTGGTTGATAATACTGCTAAGTGCAAGgttttctccttcatggacggtttctccggctaCAATCAGATCAGGATGGCTCTtgaggatagagaaaagacgtctttcatcACGCCCTGTGGTGCTTTCTGCTATGTGGTGATGccatttggtttgataaatgctggtgccactTACCAAAGGGGTATGACCAAAATCTTTCATgatatgattcacaaagaaattgaggtctacgtagatgatatgattgttaagTCTGGCacagaagaagaacatgttgagtatttgttgaagatgtttcagcggttgagaaagtacaagctccggttgaatcctaacaaatgtactttCGGTGTTAGATCTGGTAAACTCCTAGGCTTTATCGTCAGTCAAAAGGGTATTGAAGTTGATCCCGACAAGGTCGGAGCCATCAGAGAAATGCCTGTTCCAAAGagagagaagcaagtcagaggttttctTGGTAGACTCAATTATATCTCCAGATTTATCTCTCACATGACCGCCACATGTGGACCAATTTTCAAGTTACTCCGCAAGGATCAAGGGGTGAAGTGGAATGATGATTGTCAGAAGGCTTTTGATCAAATCAAAGAATATCTGTTAGAACCTCCAATTCTTGTTCCTCCAGTTGACGGAAGACCTctgatcatgtatttaacagTACTGGAAGATTCCATGGGCTGTGTTttgggtcaacaagatgaaaccggaaagaaagagcacgcTATCTACTATTTAAGTAAGAAGTTCACTGATTGTGAGTCCCGATATTCTGTACTTGAgaaaacttgttgtgctttaacTTGGGCTGCCAAGCGTctccgtcattatatgattaattatacaacttggttgatatccaagaTGGATCCtatcaagtacatatttgagaagccAGCTTTAACTGGAAGAATTGCTCGCTGGCAGATgttattgtccgagtatgatatcGAGTATCGCACTCAGaaagcaatcaaaggtagcatcttGGCAGAACATTTGGCTCATCAACCAATCGAAgactatcaaccaatcaaattcgACTTCCCAGATGAAGAGGTTATGTATCTAAAAGCAAAAGATTGTGACGAACCGGTGTTCGGTGAAGGTCCTGATCCTGAATCCGAAtggggtttgatatttgatggagCTGTTAATGTCTATGGAAGTGGAATTGGTGCGGTACTCATTACCCCTAAGGgtactcacatcccttttactgcGAGGTTACGATTTGATTGCACAAACAACATTGCAGAGTACGAAGCTTG harbors:
- the LOC120579946 gene encoding uncharacterized protein, which translates into the protein MLAAEQENTQLREELVNLKGEMERMALMMETMMAEREQAAISNSTPVVVVTAAPEGPPQPSPTTTTTIGLTQPLMTDFSSGNMATMGNSGFRPLGPQGPFATPQYSMPSGYPWGMPIATNGGFGPGATEMPFTQGQQTSAPFQMSQPIPQATMTQAGPTVHVGPQHEEQIYHSDSIMGDDKAIDWEERFGALEKKMSNMRGKETVVQSIYDLCLVPDVNIPPKFKMPVFEKYQGDTCPQNHLTMYIRKMIAYKNNVPLLIHCFQDSLTGPADTWFMGLKGVTTFEQLAEAFMQQYKYNTYLAPSRKELQSLTQKEKESFKEYAQRFIQKAAQIRPPLDERELSELFYETLSPCYSEKMIKFTDLVETGMRIEEWARKGAAVSGSSSGGSSGVLSNGNKKFGNGYPKRNAQEVGMVAHGGPQPVYPNHPFVANITPQMTAPQNPNYQSPRPQGPAPYYPPLYQPLYNLQQFPQQPYYPQQPYQQRPQQQPRPQAPHNQQNQRQQFDPLPMTYGALLPSLLAQNLVQTIPPPRIPDPLPRWYRPDLHSRNNPLPTHGPAVNMIQDDQEEARILSVGDIKTPLVPIHVKMCRATLFNHNHEACDICSMDPRGCIQVQNDVQGLLNRRELVVTREPESKDVCVVTPVFRARRPLVINPNSTKPVGTPLVICVPRPTPTTAQKAVPYKYEGTILEPGSETTSPVAVDNIAENSRILRSGRILPTVGPKSVSVPVDEPVKERNAGKGKAGEQAKEVDFEDADEVLKLIKKSEYRVVDQLLQTPAKISIMALLSSSGAHRDALKKVLDQAFVDYDVTLGQFESIVGNVTACNSLTFSDEDLPAEGNKHNQALLISVLCRTDSLSNVLIDTSSALNVMPKSTLDQLAYSEAPLRLSKVTVRAFDGTRRSVYGEVDLPISVGPHEFQVTFQVMEIQASFSCLLGRPWIHDAGAVTSTLHQKLKFVSRGKLITVSGESAFLIRNLSAFSVIGGSGSDGPSFQGFSAEESVGKIETCMASLKDARRVIQEGKTEGWGQLVELPENKQVLSTVLVSFMIRQRPMQF